The genomic window TTCTGTTAGTAAAACATTCCTTTTAAATACGATTTTGTTTTTTCCATTTTCGGGTCTTCAAAAATTTGTTTTGCCGGGCCTTGTTCGATGATCTCACCAAGATACATGAAGATGACGTGATCGGCGATGCGCCTTGCCTGGCGGAGGATGTGGGTAACAAGAACAATCG from Bacteroidales bacterium includes these protein-coding regions:
- a CDS encoding phosphate ABC transporter ATP-binding protein (ATP-binding protein; PstABCS is an ATP dependent phosphate uptake system which is responsible for inorganic phosphate uptake during phosphate starvation) — its product is IVLVTHILRQARRIADHVIFMYLGEIIEQGPAKQIFEDPKMEKTKSYLKGMFY